The Bradyrhizobium sp. WBAH42 genome includes a window with the following:
- a CDS encoding secretin N-terminal domain-containing protein, which yields MVHILKRTLCAGVLICIGIMRSSAASLSLPSAPYSYTVLDQDLPAALQEFGNNLNIRVNVSAEVRGRIRGRMPDLPPREFLDRLTSLYNLQWYYDGLVLYISAAHEAQSRLIVLNPISFDAFNSALDALNISDERYIVKPAPGEGLILASGPPRFVALVDQTLKGLAAEAQARRSPVAAERPQRESVLMLFRGSSSTVLRDGRPEGSPETPHHEGVLRETGPGQK from the coding sequence ATGGTACATATTCTAAAAAGAACTCTTTGTGCCGGCGTTTTAATCTGTATCGGCATAATGCGCTCGTCTGCTGCATCCCTTTCCCTGCCGTCTGCCCCTTATAGCTACACCGTTCTCGATCAGGATCTTCCTGCGGCGCTGCAGGAGTTCGGCAACAATCTCAATATCAGGGTCAATGTCAGCGCCGAGGTCAGGGGCCGGATTCGCGGGCGAATGCCTGACTTGCCGCCCCGAGAATTCCTTGACCGTTTGACTTCCCTGTACAATCTTCAGTGGTATTACGACGGGCTTGTCCTTTACATCTCCGCCGCCCACGAGGCGCAAAGCCGGCTCATCGTATTGAACCCGATCAGCTTCGATGCGTTCAACTCCGCGCTCGACGCCCTCAATATCTCGGATGAGCGCTATATCGTGAAACCAGCTCCGGGAGAGGGCCTCATCCTTGCTTCTGGCCCACCCCGATTTGTTGCGCTGGTGGATCAGACCCTTAAAGGCCTTGCGGCGGAAGCGCAGGCACGGCGCAGTCCCGTCGCAGCCGAGAGGCCACAACGCGAGTCGGTTTTGATGTTGTTTCGCGGCTCATCGAGCACGGTCTTGCGAGACGGGCGGCCGGAAGGTTCTCCCGAAACACCGCACCATGAGGGCGTTTTGCGCGAAACCGGTCCAGGCCAGAAGTGA
- a CDS encoding DUF1521 domain-containing protein: MPYLPVAGLPVVGASDSMNGVVPEGAVVTPAFNALLGQYAPASYQYLPVASPALVSSVAVPVVVTPAVVTTQAYMMAPPPPTMLMSQLNQSSEPAVDPVWTHEVKDGKATINLGDKYTITANEKDGTWTVRNNQTGHVTVIHGDPHVDADGDGKDDFDFKKDMTFELDDGTKITVNNVDYGNGQAISSKLTITNGHNAMVVEGLGDDKDGKNNLRVTQSNAGMTLDELTSDGAQTIHESGQGWVDGAGRAVNQASIDAGEQGRGPGNYQYGSAARASTAPVFFVPPPPPPLAMVPVAVTQTPTQSSQPAPIWSHEVRGSRAEIKLGDKYSMLVDEHDGTVLIRNNQTGKITAIKGDPHVDADGDGKIDFDFKKNMTFQLDDGTKITIDTVDIGNGRTMASKLTITNGDNAIVVEGLGDRFDGKNNLKVTQSNAGRTLDQLTSDGAQTIYEQPGSGWVDRSGRQVNQAIIDSNENPGTPSDA, encoded by the coding sequence ATGCCGTATCTTCCCGTGGCTGGCCTTCCGGTGGTGGGCGCGTCCGATTCGATGAACGGAGTGGTGCCAGAAGGCGCGGTTGTCACTCCTGCCTTCAACGCCTTGTTGGGACAGTATGCTCCGGCGAGCTACCAGTACCTACCGGTAGCCTCACCAGCCCTCGTCAGTTCGGTCGCCGTTCCGGTCGTGGTAACGCCAGCCGTCGTTACGACCCAAGCTTACATGATGGCGCCTCCTCCTCCCACCATGCTGATGAGCCAGCTGAATCAAAGTTCTGAGCCTGCTGTGGATCCGGTGTGGACGCACGAGGTCAAGGATGGCAAGGCCACGATCAACCTTGGGGACAAGTATACGATTACGGCCAATGAAAAGGATGGCACCTGGACAGTTCGCAACAACCAAACCGGGCATGTCACCGTAATTCATGGCGACCCCCACGTTGATGCCGACGGAGACGGCAAAGATGACTTCGATTTCAAGAAGGATATGACGTTTGAGCTCGACGACGGCACGAAAATTACTGTCAACAATGTTGACTACGGTAATGGTCAGGCCATCTCTTCAAAGCTTACCATTACCAACGGCCACAACGCGATGGTTGTCGAGGGGCTCGGCGACGACAAGGATGGAAAAAACAATCTAAGGGTGACCCAGTCCAATGCTGGCATGACCCTTGACGAGTTGACGTCCGATGGTGCCCAAACGATCCATGAGAGTGGCCAAGGCTGGGTCGATGGGGCCGGACGCGCGGTGAATCAGGCGAGTATCGATGCAGGCGAACAAGGGCGCGGCCCCGGTAATTACCAGTATGGAAGCGCAGCGCGTGCCTCTACCGCCCCCGTCTTCTTCGTTCCTCCTCCGCCGCCGCCTCTTGCGATGGTGCCTGTTGCGGTCACCCAAACGCCCACGCAGTCGTCTCAGCCGGCGCCAATCTGGTCGCATGAGGTCAGGGGCAGCAGGGCTGAGATCAAGCTTGGTGATAAGTATTCGATGCTCGTGGACGAGCATGACGGAACGGTGCTCATTCGCAACAATCAAACTGGCAAGATCACAGCGATCAAGGGCGACCCCCACGTCGATGCCGACGGTGACGGCAAGATCGATTTCGATTTCAAGAAGAACATGACGTTCCAGCTCGACGACGGCACGAAAATTACCATCGACACCGTTGATATTGGCAACGGCAGAACGATGGCCTCGAAGCTGACCATTACCAACGGCGACAATGCCATTGTCGTCGAAGGGCTAGGAGACCGCTTCGACGGTAAGAACAATCTTAAGGTGACGCAGTCGAATGCAGGCCGTACGCTTGATCAGCTGACTTCAGATGGAGCCCAGACGATTTACGAACAGCCAGGCTCGGGCTGGGTTGATCGGTCTGGACGCCAGGTTAACCAGGCGATCATCGACAGCAATGAGAATCCAGGCACACCGTCGGACGCTTGA
- a CDS encoding NEL-type E3 ubiquitin ligase domain-containing protein, translating to MNAEQLGAGAPSVTSDSESSEPASAAASQWGEALRDMHGSGAEGAARPELLADWAAEDGQGQHEDRQVAVSRTRAWRGTGDLNELLDLSSLSLTALSAPILAGVRRLNVDNNQLASLPERLPETLQELDASGNRLTHLPRLPAGLQSLNVDHNQLAGLPEPLPAALEWLSASYNRLTRLPETVPHHLIWFGASDNLLTNVPETLLTQLGGESSVNLENNPLADWVQAGLAAAMHAGHYAGPQVFFSITPGAVQLQPRSLQEVAADWLEGEPTAMSTWQHFAHEAGAADYARFLDRLRGTVNYHHEAFRQAVADDLRQAAVRPRLREQYFELASGANASCEDRITLVWNGMQTARLNADVEDGVYDGRLGELLQNGRVMFRLEALDGIARERVNSLRRADPDVDEIEVYLAYQTRLRDALELRHTAPDMRFMNVSHVTEGDVARAEVLVREQEAAEFPDYLAARWQPWESVVRRIAPQDYADMQERLLDAMGVQFETRLDERLAEHGLTGDADAERVLGAQIRDEIAREIKGAVMHQVLGKFGLKL from the coding sequence ATGAACGCAGAACAGCTCGGGGCTGGTGCCCCTTCCGTAACTTCCGATTCAGAAAGCTCCGAACCCGCCTCCGCCGCCGCATCGCAGTGGGGCGAGGCGTTGAGGGACATGCACGGGTCCGGCGCCGAGGGGGCCGCCCGGCCCGAGTTGCTGGCCGACTGGGCTGCCGAAGACGGGCAGGGGCAACATGAGGATCGGCAAGTGGCAGTAAGTCGAACGAGAGCTTGGCGCGGTACGGGTGATCTCAATGAGCTGCTAGATCTATCGTCCCTCTCCCTGACCGCCTTATCTGCGCCCATTCTGGCCGGAGTGCGCCGCCTGAATGTCGACAACAATCAGCTGGCAAGTCTGCCCGAACGCCTTCCAGAAACGCTTCAGGAGTTGGACGCGAGCGGTAACCGCCTGACCCACCTGCCCCGCCTTCCAGCCGGGCTGCAGAGTCTGAACGTCGATCACAATCAGTTGGCGGGCCTGCCCGAGCCTCTCCCGGCCGCGCTCGAATGGCTCAGCGCCAGCTACAACCGGCTGACCAGACTGCCTGAGACGGTCCCGCACCATCTGATATGGTTCGGTGCCAGTGACAATCTGCTGACCAACGTGCCCGAGACTCTGCTGACGCAGCTAGGCGGTGAGTCGAGCGTTAATCTGGAGAATAATCCGCTCGCCGATTGGGTGCAGGCCGGCCTGGCAGCAGCGATGCATGCCGGACACTATGCCGGCCCTCAGGTTTTCTTCTCGATTACCCCTGGAGCGGTGCAACTTCAGCCGCGGTCCCTGCAAGAGGTCGCCGCGGACTGGCTTGAGGGCGAGCCGACGGCAATGTCCACTTGGCAGCACTTCGCCCATGAGGCGGGGGCCGCGGACTATGCACGCTTCCTCGATCGGCTCCGGGGCACCGTGAACTACCATCATGAGGCGTTCCGTCAGGCGGTTGCTGATGACCTGCGGCAGGCAGCTGTCCGGCCGCGTTTGCGTGAGCAATATTTCGAATTGGCTTCGGGAGCGAACGCGAGCTGCGAAGATCGCATTACTTTGGTCTGGAACGGCATGCAGACTGCACGCCTGAACGCTGATGTCGAGGACGGCGTCTATGACGGGCGACTGGGCGAATTGCTCCAGAACGGCCGCGTCATGTTTCGCTTGGAAGCGCTTGATGGGATCGCGCGCGAGAGGGTCAATTCACTTCGTCGTGCCGATCCCGACGTCGATGAGATCGAGGTCTACCTTGCCTATCAGACCCGGCTGCGGGACGCCCTGGAGCTGCGGCACACGGCTCCTGACATGCGCTTCATGAATGTCTCTCACGTGACCGAGGGCGATGTGGCCAGGGCCGAGGTATTAGTGCGGGAGCAGGAAGCGGCGGAATTTCCGGACTATTTGGCAGCGCGCTGGCAACCATGGGAAAGCGTGGTGAGGCGCATCGCACCCCAAGACTATGCTGACATGCAGGAGCGGCTCCTCGACGCGATGGGCGTACAGTTTGAAACCCGCTTGGATGAGCGGCTGGCCGAGCATGGTCTGACAGGCGACGCCGATGCCGAACGGGTCCTCGGCGCCCAGATACGAGACGAGATCGCCCGCGAGATCAAAGGCGCGGTCATGCATCAGGTGCTCGGCAAATTCGGCCTGAAGCTATGA
- a CDS encoding tetratricopeptide repeat protein — translation MLAIVLLAGCAAPDKHSLSPQQTSTSGLAHNEDIDPAVRERISYALGRDPDEGALRDALKQQPNNIDAAIPLARALLARNRPNDALEVLDGVLLAAPGDLRALNAKAVVLDHEGRHQEAQELYRQALAAEPANPMLRNNFGLSLALEGKKEAGDASSAPQAGGRNALARSR, via the coding sequence ATGCTGGCTATTGTGCTGCTCGCTGGCTGCGCTGCCCCAGATAAACATAGCCTCTCACCGCAGCAGACGTCGACATCTGGCCTCGCACACAACGAAGACATCGATCCCGCGGTGCGCGAGCGCATTTCGTATGCGCTCGGCCGGGATCCTGATGAAGGGGCTCTGCGCGATGCATTGAAGCAACAGCCGAACAACATCGATGCGGCGATTCCTCTTGCGCGAGCCCTGCTGGCCCGCAACCGTCCGAATGATGCGCTCGAGGTGCTCGACGGCGTGTTATTGGCAGCCCCTGGCGACCTGCGCGCATTGAATGCCAAAGCGGTTGTTCTCGATCACGAGGGCCGCCATCAGGAGGCCCAAGAACTATACCGCCAAGCTCTCGCAGCGGAACCCGCAAACCCGATGCTGCGCAACAATTTCGGACTGTCCCTCGCCCTTGAAGGCAAGAAGGAGGCCGGAGATGCCAGCTCAGCACCGCAGGCGGGCGGCCGGAACGCATTGGCTCGTTCAAGATAA
- the sctV gene encoding type III secretion system export apparatus subunit SctV codes for MANVLRDFIVRAPAHPDFMVALMLLLAIGMMIMPIPIIVIDMLIGFNLGFAILLLMVALYLTTPLDFSSLPGVILISTVFRLALTIATTRLILAEGDAGSIIHTFGDFVISGNIAVGIVIFLIVTMVQFMVLAKGAERVAEVSARFTLDALPGKQMAIDAELRNNHIDQHEARRRRAALEQESQLHGAMDGAMKFVKGDAIAGLIVICINMLGGISIGLLSKGMSLDDALHQYTLLTIGDALISQIPALLLSITAATIVTRVNGPSKLKLGADIIHQLTASTQALRLAACVLVFMGLVPGFPLLPFVVLAVLFAAASFVKIGAKGDKPAAKIGASAAASAPAPAAAQKQTAHAEALPIALFLAPNLTDSIDKDELEESISRVSRLVSADLGITIPRIPAQIGESLSSSQFRVDVDSVPVERDVINPGHLALNDDVANIELSGIPFQQDPETNRVWIEERHAAALKAAGIGYHRLSEVLALRLHSTLTRYAQRLVGIQETRQLLARMEQEYPDLVKEVLRTATVPRIAEVLRRLLDEGIPIRNTRLLLEALAEWSEREQNAVLLTEYVRATLKRQICFRYANAHRVVVAFIIERESEEIIRGAVRETAVGPYLVLDEWQSEKLLAQFRQIHATIAQSKSQPVVLGSMDIRRFVRGFLTRNGIDLPVLSYQDLAADFTVQPIGSVKLPKAPSSGGLLAAAN; via the coding sequence ATGGCCAACGTCTTGCGTGACTTCATCGTGCGCGCTCCGGCCCACCCGGATTTCATGGTTGCCTTGATGCTGCTTCTAGCGATCGGCATGATGATCATGCCAATCCCAATCATCGTGATCGACATGCTGATCGGCTTCAATCTTGGCTTTGCCATATTGCTGCTGATGGTTGCGCTCTATCTCACCACACCTCTTGATTTTTCGTCGCTACCGGGCGTCATCCTGATCTCCACCGTCTTTCGACTGGCGTTAACGATTGCAACAACGCGGCTGATCCTTGCTGAGGGCGACGCCGGCAGCATCATTCACACCTTCGGTGACTTCGTCATTTCAGGGAATATCGCGGTCGGCATTGTCATATTCTTGATCGTGACCATGGTGCAGTTCATGGTTCTTGCCAAGGGTGCCGAACGCGTCGCAGAGGTTTCTGCGCGCTTCACGCTTGACGCGCTACCAGGCAAGCAGATGGCGATCGATGCGGAACTTCGCAACAACCACATTGATCAACACGAAGCACGCCGCCGACGTGCCGCCTTGGAGCAAGAGAGTCAACTTCATGGCGCGATGGATGGCGCCATGAAGTTCGTTAAGGGAGACGCGATCGCCGGACTAATCGTGATCTGCATCAATATGCTGGGCGGAATCAGCATCGGTCTGCTCTCAAAGGGTATGTCGCTCGATGACGCGCTGCATCAATATACCCTTTTGACGATCGGTGATGCGCTCATTTCGCAGATTCCGGCGTTGCTGCTGTCAATTACCGCCGCGACCATTGTCACGCGCGTCAACGGGCCCTCCAAACTCAAACTCGGCGCCGATATCATTCACCAACTTACCGCAAGTACGCAGGCACTTAGGCTAGCGGCCTGCGTATTGGTATTCATGGGGCTTGTTCCCGGCTTTCCTTTGCTCCCGTTTGTCGTGCTGGCCGTCCTGTTCGCTGCGGCCAGCTTCGTCAAGATCGGCGCCAAAGGCGACAAGCCTGCCGCTAAAATTGGAGCAAGCGCCGCTGCTTCGGCGCCAGCTCCGGCAGCGGCCCAGAAGCAGACCGCACATGCGGAAGCACTTCCGATCGCGTTGTTCCTTGCGCCGAACCTGACGGATTCGATCGACAAAGACGAGCTGGAAGAGAGCATTTCGCGTGTTTCAAGGCTGGTCTCGGCGGACCTTGGCATCACCATTCCGCGCATCCCGGCCCAAATCGGCGAGAGCTTGTCCTCGTCGCAATTCAGGGTGGATGTCGATAGTGTGCCAGTTGAGCGCGATGTGATCAATCCCGGGCACCTGGCGCTCAACGACGATGTGGCGAACATCGAGTTGAGCGGCATCCCCTTTCAGCAAGACCCGGAAACGAATCGTGTCTGGATCGAAGAACGGCATGCAGCGGCTCTCAAGGCCGCTGGAATCGGATATCATCGCCTGAGCGAAGTTCTTGCCTTACGTCTCCATTCCACATTGACACGCTATGCACAGCGCCTGGTAGGTATCCAGGAAACCCGCCAATTGCTCGCCCGGATGGAGCAGGAATATCCTGACCTAGTGAAGGAGGTGCTGCGTACGGCCACCGTCCCTCGGATCGCCGAGGTCCTGCGCCGGTTGCTCGATGAAGGCATTCCAATCCGCAATACCCGCTTGCTCCTGGAGGCATTGGCAGAATGGAGCGAGCGCGAGCAAAACGCCGTCCTGCTCACCGAATATGTTCGTGCTACCTTAAAGCGACAAATCTGCTTTCGGTATGCTAACGCTCATCGCGTCGTGGTCGCCTTTATCATCGAGCGTGAGAGCGAGGAAATCATCCGCGGCGCAGTACGGGAAACTGCCGTCGGCCCATACCTCGTCTTGGATGAATGGCAGAGCGAAAAGCTGCTTGCACAATTTCGTCAGATCCATGCCACCATCGCGCAAAGTAAGAGCCAACCTGTCGTCCTTGGGTCGATGGATATCCGCCGTTTCGTACGTGGTTTTCTCACGCGCAACGGCATCGACCTGCCTGTTCTGTCTTATCAAGATCTCGCCGCCGACTTCACGGTCCAACCGATTGGATCCGTCAAGCTTCCCAAGGCGCCTTCCTCAGGAGGGCTCCTAGCAGCTGCAAACTAG
- a CDS encoding nodulation protein NolB: MTHSMLLGATPISPSSADCLSSTCSPAAAGEQARFEQSLAQVAANHGSALPPADRPVAASPILEVQRTNVLASPPGDRILQALSSMYQGRAVPSAVASAAVTSVQPGPATQPLLQTDNVGAHASGKPVGADFESMMTNLRDVYRDVIQVSLVSKGTSAVSSSLNKLLSAG, translated from the coding sequence ATGACTCATTCCATGTTGTTAGGCGCAACGCCGATCTCTCCCAGTTCGGCTGACTGTCTTTCCAGTACCTGCTCGCCCGCAGCTGCTGGCGAGCAGGCGCGCTTCGAGCAGTCCCTGGCGCAAGTAGCTGCAAATCACGGATCTGCTCTCCCGCCCGCGGATCGGCCCGTAGCGGCTTCGCCGATATTGGAGGTCCAGCGTACGAATGTGCTGGCAAGTCCGCCGGGTGACCGAATCCTCCAAGCCCTTTCCAGTATGTACCAGGGCCGCGCTGTTCCTTCGGCGGTTGCGTCGGCTGCCGTGACTAGTGTGCAGCCTGGGCCGGCTACGCAGCCGCTTTTGCAGACGGATAACGTCGGTGCACATGCGAGTGGTAAACCGGTTGGAGCCGATTTTGAATCGATGATGACGAATCTGCGAGACGTATACAGGGACGTTATTCAGGTTTCTCTTGTCTCCAAGGGCACCAGCGCTGTCAGTTCGTCGCTCAACAAGCTGCTATCGGCCGGCTGA
- a CDS encoding M16 family metallopeptidase, producing the protein MIYPCTRRGILLRGASLSIAMLASPNSVAAVSSLGRTRIKRLVSSCGIEAWFVQDSTVPLITMEYAFTGGATQDPAQKPGVGHMVSGLLKEGSGDFDFKTFHQRLDRRAIELGFHVTPDHFRGALCTLQDNADEAFELLRTALTSPRFDSADVERTRATVLARLRHASTDPSSLAHRKFLEVAFGDHPYARPAEGSLESLPKIEVADLKGYVRRVIAKDTLKIAIVGDVDPAVVCKLLDKTFGGLPSNAEAVPVTEVIAAKPPQRVFIPVDVPQTVVTFGGPAVRRSEPDFMAAYIVNHILGDAGLTSRLFREVREKRGLAYFVREHLVWLDHSAIFLGSSGTCADRAGQTVEEIEKQVRHIAEEGPTQQELDDAKSYLKGAHQVALNTSSKLARTLLKNQIDKLPIDYFEKQNALIDGVTLEDAKRAAQRLWGEGLLTIIVGRSSNDAA; encoded by the coding sequence GTGATTTATCCTTGCACACGACGTGGGATCCTTCTCCGCGGAGCGTCGCTCTCCATCGCTATGCTCGCTTCGCCAAATTCAGTTGCCGCCGTGAGCTCACTTGGCCGAACCAGGATCAAGCGCCTAGTTTCGTCTTGCGGTATAGAGGCGTGGTTCGTGCAGGATTCTACCGTCCCATTGATCACGATGGAATATGCCTTCACCGGCGGCGCGACTCAGGACCCCGCTCAAAAACCTGGCGTCGGTCACATGGTGTCTGGCCTGCTCAAGGAAGGTTCCGGCGACTTTGACTTCAAGACCTTTCATCAGCGGCTAGACCGTCGTGCCATTGAGTTGGGTTTTCATGTGACCCCTGATCACTTTCGCGGTGCCTTGTGCACGCTCCAAGACAACGCGGACGAGGCCTTCGAGCTTTTACGGACGGCGCTAACCTCACCGCGTTTCGACTCGGCCGACGTCGAACGGACCCGTGCTACTGTGCTTGCGCGCCTTCGGCACGCCTCGACCGATCCTTCGTCTCTGGCCCATCGCAAGTTTCTCGAAGTCGCGTTTGGGGATCATCCTTATGCTCGCCCAGCCGAGGGCTCGCTGGAAAGCTTGCCGAAGATCGAGGTCGCGGATCTCAAGGGTTATGTCCGACGCGTGATCGCAAAAGACACGCTCAAAATCGCTATTGTCGGCGACGTCGATCCAGCGGTCGTCTGCAAGCTGCTCGACAAGACATTTGGCGGCCTGCCGAGCAACGCAGAAGCGGTGCCGGTTACCGAAGTCATCGCAGCAAAGCCGCCACAGCGGGTCTTCATTCCGGTCGATGTGCCGCAAACAGTTGTGACCTTTGGGGGGCCGGCCGTCCGTCGGAGCGAGCCGGATTTCATGGCCGCCTACATCGTCAACCACATTCTCGGGGACGCCGGCCTTACGTCTCGCCTGTTCCGCGAAGTCCGCGAGAAGCGCGGACTGGCCTATTTCGTCCGTGAGCACCTTGTCTGGTTGGACCATTCAGCCATTTTTCTCGGCAGCAGCGGCACCTGCGCAGATCGTGCCGGTCAGACGGTTGAGGAAATCGAGAAGCAGGTCCGCCACATCGCGGAGGAAGGACCTACTCAGCAGGAACTCGATGACGCAAAGTCTTACCTGAAGGGCGCGCACCAGGTGGCTCTCAACACATCATCAAAGCTTGCGCGAACGCTACTGAAGAATCAGATCGACAAGCTGCCCATCGACTATTTCGAAAAGCAGAATGCCCTGATCGATGGGGTGACGCTGGAGGACGCCAAAAGAGCAGCGCAGCGGCTGTGGGGCGAGGGTCTGCTCACAATTATCGTCGGCCGCTCCTCGAACGACGCAGCGTAG